The nucleotide window AAAGGCGTAAAGCATTATTTGCTTTGTTTGAATTCTGGAGAGATCAATCgagagaaaagagaaattttgCCGGTTTTACTATATTGCATGCCgtgaaagaaatggaaaactATAGAATATTCATCAATCGTTCAGTTTCGTGGTTCTACAATCACATTACATTGCTGAAAATGATCCTTTACGATTTATGTGATAATGTAGATACTCAATGGAGAGAGTGGATGTTTCACAAAGGTGAAACTATTCCTGTCCTGGGTATTAATGACGTCAATGAAGAGAATATAAATGAGGCAATAGACAACGTTCTCACTTTAGATTTTCTTGATGACGGTTCAGAGAACAATCAAgtcaaatcatcaaaagtaATACCACCTTCGTCGCATGAGTCATCTGTATAAGTATTagtttttgtaatttttaaattgatggaaattcatcttttcatatatatttttcactCTTCCTTGCAGCAGATGCTTGATGCGACTAAATTGATGCtcagaaaaaattcaatcgAAGACTGATGATGAGAAATGCAAACTCATCACTGAAGCTGAGGAGCTAGATAAAGAGACAAGAATAATGTTGGTTGATCTCAACGTATGCTGGCCCCAGAAGAGTTATCAAGAAACAGTTACGGAACGTGATGTGTGGAATGTAAGAAAAACATTGGAAACTCTGAATGTCCTTGGATACACACATGTGGCCATCAATTTTACAGTAAACCATAGCGAAAAACTTCCCAGCGACCCCAAGGAGGTAAATCCAATTCGGATAGAGGAGAGATTTGGTCACCTAATGAAGACCACAGGTTTAAAAATATACTCACGGATAACCTTGATTATAGATGATCCATCTAAAGGGCAGTCTCTAACAAAAATTTCCAAGTTCTTTGATATAGTTTCTGCGCTACCAATAAGTGAACGTGGTGTTACACTAGCAACTACCAGTTTAGAGATTGATATTCTCACTTTCAATTACGGGGAGCGCCTTCCAGTTTTCCTGAAGCATAAAAGCATTTGCAGCTGTGTCAAGAGAGGTGTCAAAATTGAGATAGTTTACTCCTATGCGCTTAGAGATATCCAATTGCGCAGGCAGTTTGTATCAAATGTCAGAAGCGTTATACGAAGCTCAAGATCCCGTGGCCTGGTAATCAGTAGCGGGGCACAAACACCCTTAGAGTGTAGGAACGTACTTGGTGTCGTGAGCTTGATAAAATTCTTAGGACTGCCAAGCGACAAATGCAATCGAGCCATGGGTGAGCTCGCAGCTTTGGTGCTGCTGAATGGCCGATTAAGGAACAAAAGTTACAAGCAGACAGTCGTGGTGGGCGGTGGTTCAGATTCCGACATAGTGAACGACATAACGCCCTCCACCAACACTGAGAACATAAAAATCATTAAACGAAAACGTCAAGATGAGCAGCCACATGTCAAGAAGGTAAAGCTATGATCATACTACCCTAGTGATGTTAAAAACGATATATCGCACTAAATAACTATCTAGGTAAGCCCGAACGCCTGCAAACTACCGGCAAAGATCTTCGGATCATCATACCGTACAGGAGGAAAGCAGACAATCCAGTCCTCAGGCCTTACTCAAACATGAAACAcatcaaattctttcattACACTTACAGTATTGACGCCAAATATAATGGTAGTTATTTCAACATCGTGTAATTTCCTTTTTGAGTATTTACATTATCTTAAGTTTTTTCTATTAAGAAAAACGCGAACAACCACAAAGTGTTCTGGAAGAATGTAAGAAGACATCGGTGATATTTCGCGTCTTACGCAACCGAATGTAGTTAAAGATTGATAACAGGAAACACCACTTCAATTCACTGGAAAATGTTCGTTTCGTAATACATGTGTTGCAGCGTCAATACGTTACTTGTTAGCGGATCTGAGAATTTCGCTAACGCCAAAAAGGCTGTTTAGTGTGCTTTTAGGTATTTTTCACTTTACGTGTCCGATGAATTTGGTACCCTGCAATTTAGCAGTTGTATCTCAAGGGAATTTGACGATATATATTCGATGGAGAAGAATCCAGTTGGATGATTGAATCGTCAAACGAAAATAATTATCAATTGCGCAGGCTAGGAAGTGAATTGAAACTGTGAAGTGGGTGCAATGGCAACAGGATTCGAGCTTCCTCAGATGAGGTCGATCTGGTTGGACGAAGATCaagatgctgaaaaattgtaCGCGCAGCAGTTCATGGGCTCAGATGAAGAGGACTCTGTGGCAATTAAAATGGTTAACAGTGATAAACCACTGCTTAACAATAAGAAGAGAATAGAGTTACCACCATTGAGTAAGAACTCCATGATGAAATGCTTCGAGACGTCACCATCTGTTACtccaatgaagaagaagaaaaggaaggGTCTTTTAGGCTTCTTTAAGGGAAAGGAGATCGTGCAAGCAAAGAGGATTTCGACCCCCTTTGCATTCCAACACATTTCCCATGCTAACACGAAGGCTGGATTTGAATCTGATCAAGATGATGGAGAGAAGGAGGATAACTCACCCACGGTTCCAATTGAGACTTCCGACAAACAAGGTCCATTACACAAGGCTTTTGTCACACAGTCTATACCGGAGGAGTACAAAGACACCAACAAAATATCCGATAGAAAGAGAGCTTCAATGATATCCAGAAGATCGCTTTCCGGTTCTATTTCTACACATTCTTCTAATAACTCAAGATCGAGTGCTGGTCGCATCGTATCTAGCTCCACAATGGCTACATCAATACATCATgagtcatcatcatcaccttCGCGCCTTACATTACTAAATATAATGGAAAAGTCCAATGGCAAGTTTAACGCGACAACAAGCGATAAAGAGAGTAACGTTTCACtagattttttgaaaaattataaTTTCCCAACTCTGCTAGATCCAAAAACAGCAAACCAAGGGCCCCATGATTCAAACTCAAATATAACTCCTATTATAGAAGTCGCTGTATCTGAGATGAATTCGATTAAAATCGATGACctcaataatgatgatgatggagatagtgatgaagaagaagaagacttGAGGAGCATTCATTCATTACCTGTGGTTAACAAAACAAACTCTTATCTAAAATCGTCAAGGACACCAGATATCGAAAACGAATGGTTTGGTGAGAATACGAGAAAATCCGTAGATGATATATTGTTATGTTATCACACTCCAAGCGAGAGTGGCTCATTTGTTCAATCGCCATTTACAAGcccaaaaaaatcaatcgTTTAAGAGCGTCACACCATTACTTCTCCTAACAAACGCCGTCTTACCTAACCGCTAGTCAACCCAGATACCTTTGGCAttaattctttgattttcacAGCATAACAACTATAGCATCTAGTCATTTTTTGGACTCCAAAATGAAAGTCCGTAAACTCTCGTTTCATACAGATTATTTCTGCCGGCATTAATCTCACTTCAGCTGAAGCTGTCATCACTCGTTATTGTAGATGTGTAAATAAATATGCTCAATTAATGATTATATGTCTTGTAACTATCTACAATGAGATGTGAAGCGAAGTTTCTTAGTCTTCACCAATTGTTTTCACGAGCTGATGGATAGAGTTTTTACAATTTATAAGTTCGACCATTAACGGAATGccacttttgaaattacTTTGAGACTGCCTCAATGACATCGGAGCTGTAAGAGATCCTCCAAACATAGAAAGGGGATCAGTTTGcttaaatttttttttcttctcctcATTGTCGCCTCTATTACGTCTTCTTATCTGTGAGTTGCTTGCTTCCGACTTCTCCTCATTTTCTGTATCTATGATCTCACGTTTTGTAATGTTCACATCTCCCCTACCATCTATATCTGCAACCAATTGACCTTCGTAAGATCTATCCCAGTAATCCATACCATACCTTCCTCGAAGTGAATCTTTGTTATGGTAATTGGCTCTGCCGAGGTTGTAGAAGCCATCAGCCATACTCTTTTGGAATTGCTCTAGAAGTAAGTCATACTTTGCTAGTAGCTTTAGCAGGCC belongs to Zygotorulaspora mrakii chromosome 1, complete sequence and includes:
- the RPP1 gene encoding RNA-binding RNA processing protein RPP1 (similar to Saccharomyces cerevisiae RPP1 (YHR062C); ancestral locus Anc_5.332), giving the protein MLVDLNVCWPQKSYQETVTERDVWNVRKTLETLNVLGYTHVAINFTVNHSEKLPSDPKEVNPIRIEERFGHLMKTTGLKIYSRITLIIDDPSKGQSLTKISKFFDIVSALPISERGVTLATTSLEIDILTFNYGERLPVFLKHKSICSCVKRGVKIEIVYSYALRDIQLRRQFVSNVRSVIRSSRSRGLVISSGAQTPLECRNVLGVVSLIKFLGLPSDKCNRAMGELAALVLLNGRLRNKSYKQTVVVGGGSDSDIVNDITPSTNTENIKIIKRKRQDEQPHVKKVKL
- the GIC2 gene encoding Gic2p (similar to Saccharomyces cerevisiae GIC2 (YDR309C) and GIC1 (YHR061C); ancestral locus Anc_5.331) encodes the protein MATGFELPQMRSIWLDEDQDAEKLYAQQFMGSDEEDSVAIKMVNSDKPLLNNKKRIELPPLSKNSMMKCFETSPSVTPMKKKKRKGLLGFFKGKEIVQAKRISTPFAFQHISHANTKAGFESDQDDGEKEDNSPTVPIETSDKQGPLHKAFVTQSIPEEYKDTNKISDRKRASMISRRSLSGSISTHSSNNSRSSAGRIVSSSTMATSIHHESSSSPSRLTLLNIMEKSNGKFNATTSDKESNVSLDFLKNYNFPTLLDPKTANQGPHDSNSNITPIIEVAVSEMNSIKIDDLNNDDDGDSDEEEEDLRSIHSLPVVNKTNSYLKSSRTPDIENEWFGENTRKSVDDILLCYHTPSESGSFVQSPFTSPKKSIV
- the VMA22 gene encoding Vma22p (similar to Saccharomyces cerevisiae VMA22 (YHR060W); ancestral locus Anc_5.330), which gives rise to MTKDMMNDDSYIGLLKLLAKYDLLLEQFQKSMADGFYNLGRANYHNKDSLRGRYGMDYWDRSYEGQLVADIDGRGDVNITKREIIDTENEEKSEASNSQIRRRNRGDNEEKKKKFKQTDPLSMFGGSLTAPMSLRQSQSNFKSGIPLMVELINCKNSIHQLVKTIGED